The following are encoded together in the Populus trichocarpa isolate Nisqually-1 chromosome 5, P.trichocarpa_v4.1, whole genome shotgun sequence genome:
- the LOC18099142 gene encoding uncharacterized protein LOC18099142 isoform X2, whose translation MDTEDGADSGSSSGGNMTTVSQHTFGDKFDKPAFTISIIENMKEEYGLFVWPCSVVLAEYVWQQRLQFSGVSVLELGAGTCLPGLVAAKLGLDVTLTDDSNKLEVLDNMRRVCDLNQLNCKVLGLTWGVWDESIFTLKPKLILGADVLYDASVGIILLNS comes from the exons ATGGACACGGAAGACGGCGCTGACAGCGGCTCTTCTTCGGGCGGGAACATGACCACGGTATCTCAGCATACTTTCGGTGACAAATTTGACAAACCGGCGTTCACCATCTCAATAATCGAG AATATGAAAGAAGAATATGGCCTGTTTGTGTGGCCATGTAGTGTTGTACTTGCTGAGTATGTTTGGCAACAGAGATTGCAGTTTTCTGGTGTTAGTGTTCTCGAG CTTGGTGCAGGGACTTGTTTGCCTGGATTAGTGGCTGCTAAGTTGGGATTAGATGTTACTCTGACTGATGATTCTAATAAATTGGAG GTGTTGGACAACATGAGAAGAGTGTGCGACTTGAATCAACTTAATTGTAAA GTGTTGGGACTGACATGGGGAGTTTGGGATGAGTCTATATTCACTTTGAAGCCAAAACTTATTCTTGGGGCTGATGTACTCTATGATGCAAGTG
- the LOC18099143 gene encoding uncharacterized protein LOC18099143, whose product MAFAHYLVAVPTEPSNLTKAALFSTSPPPPPPPPLSFNKNHSDLTLSSTSLKTKARKLSIFPKFRRTGQKGKAKAKESEVSLAAEAFTNFKHLLLPITDTNPYLSEGTRQAAATAAALAKKYGADITVVVIDERQKESLPEHETQMSSIRWHLAEGGFQEFKLLERLGEGSKPTAIIGEVADDLSLDLVVISMEAIHSKHVDANLLAEFIPCPVLLLPL is encoded by the exons ATGGCTTTTGCTCATTACTTGGTTGCCGTTCCCACTGAACCCTCAAATCTCACAAAAGCTGCACTCTTTAGCACctccccccctccccctcctccCCCTCCgctttcttttaataaaaatcactcTGATTTAACTTTATCTTCTACTTCACTGAAAACTAAAGCACGCAAGCTATCTATATTTCCCAAATTCCGTCGCACTGGACAGAAAg GAAAGGCGAAGGCGAAAGAATCAGAAGTGAGTTTAGCAGCCGAGGCGTTTACTAATTTCAAGCATTTGTTATTGCCAATTACTGATACGAATCCTTATCTCTCCGAGGGAACTAGACAG GCTGCTGCAACTGCTGCAGCATTGGCGAAGAAATACGGTGCTGACATTACGGTTGTAG TTATTGATGAGAGGCAGAAAGAGTCGTTGCCTGAGCATGAAACCCAAATGTCTAGCATTCGCTGGCATCTAGCAGAAG GTGGGTTCCAGGAATTCAAGTTGTTGGAGCGACTGGGCGAAGGAAGCAAGCCCACTGCCATAATTGGTGAGGTTGCTGATGACCTAAGCCTGGATTTGGTAGTCATCAGCATGGAGGCAATTCATTCCAAGCATGTGGATGCAAACCTGCTCGCTGAGTTCATCCCCTGCCCTGTCTTACTCTTACCTTTGTAG
- the LOC18099144 gene encoding aquaporin PIP2-7: MSSEERNIERQHGRDYHDPPPAPLLDMGELKQWSFYRALIAEFIATFLFLFFSVSTVVNYKEPNYTDQCSRVGHLGIAWANGGMIFVLVYCTSGISGGHLNPAVTFGMLVARKMSLIRAAAYMLAQCLGAILGHLFVFLFMYADEQQSSVGVVNVVSRNYSKGAGLGAEFIGTFVLVYTVFSATDPKRNARDSHVPVLAPLPIGFAVFVVHLATIPITGTGINPARSLATNLLHRSTAEAMDDLWIFWVGPFLGALAAAVYHKYVLRAGAVKTLKSFRALGSFGSQPPV; encoded by the exons atgagtagtGAAGAGAGAAACATCGAGCGTCAACATGGAAGGGATTACCATGACCCGCCACCAGCTCCTCTATTAGACATGGGAGAGCTGAAGCAGTGGTCATTCTACAGAGCCTTAATTGCAGAGTTTATTGCCacctttctcttcctttttttctctgtgTCCACCGTTGTTAATTACAAGGAGCCTAATTATACTGACCAATGTAGTCGTGTTGGCCATCTTGGCATTGCTTGGGCCAACGGTGGCATGATTTTTGTGCTTGTCTACTGCACTTCTGGAATTTCTG GTGGCCATCTTAACCCTGCGGTAACATTCGGTATGCTCGTAGCAAGGAAGATGTCGCTGATTCGAGCAGCTGCCTACATGCTGGCACAATGCCTTGGAGCTATACTTGGCCACTTGTTTGTGTTCCTCTTCATGTATGCTGATGAACAGCAGAGCTCGGTTGGTGTTGTTAACGTTGTTTCGCGTAACTACTCCAAGGGTGCAGGATTAGGAGCTGAGTTCATTGGCACTTTTGTCCTTGTCTATACTGTCTTCTCCGCCACCGATCCTAAGCGGAACGCTCGCGACTCCCACGTGCCT GTTTTGGCCCCATTGCCTATTGGTTTTGCTGTGTTTGTGGTGCATTTGGCTACAATTCCCATCACTGGAACTGGCATCAATCCTGCTAGAAGCCTTGCTACTAATTTGCTTCATCGTAGCACTGCAGAAGCCATGGACGATCTG TGGATTTTCTGGGTTGGGCCTTTTCTTGGAGCACTGGCAGCTGCAGTGTATCACAAATACGTACTGAGGGCAGGAGCTGTTAAAACTTTGAAATCGTTCCGAGCTTTGGGTTCCTTCGGAAGCCAACCACCCGTCTGA
- the LOC18099145 gene encoding probable aquaporin PIP2-8, with amino-acid sequence MSTGGKDYRDPPPAPLLDMEELKQWSFYRALIAEFVATFLFLYIGVGTVVGYKGVHNNLCDGAGYLGVAWAFGGMIFVLVYCTAGISGGHINPAVTFGLFVARKVSLIRAVAYMMAQCLGAMLGVWMVMILTGIHYDQAGGAVNVVAPGYSKGTALGAEIIGTFVLVYTVLAATDPKRMARDSHVPVLAPLPIGFAVFVVHLALIPITGTGINPARSLGAAVVKNAKEIWDDHWIFWVGPFVGALAAAVYHQYILGSGAAKALASFRSNPTS; translated from the exons ATGAGTACTGGAGGGAAGGACTACAGAGACCCGCCACCAGCTCCTCTATTAGACATGGAAGAGCTGAAGCAGTGGTCATTCTACAGAGCCTTAATTGCAGAGTTCGTCGCTACCTTTCTCTTCCTTTATATTGGTGTAGGCACTGTTGTTGGTTACAAGGGAGTTCATAACAACTTGTGTGATGGTGCTGGCTATCTTGGTGTTGCTTGGGCTTTTGGGGGCATGATTTTTGTGCTCGTCTACTGCACGGCTGGAATTTCTG GAGGCCACATTAACCCTGCGGTAACATTCGGGCTATTCGTAGCAAGGAAGGTGTCGCTGATTCGAGCAGTGGCCTACATGATGGCACAATGCCTTGGAGCTATGCTTGGTGTATGGATGGTGATGATACTCACTGGCATTCACTACGATCAGGCCGGTGGTGCCGTCAACGTAGTTGCTCCTGGTTACTCAAAGGGTACTGCCTTAGGTGCCGAGATTATTGGCACTTTTGTCCTTGTTTACACCGTCTTAGCTGCAACCGATCCTAAACGGATGGCACGCGACTCCCATGTACCT GTTTTGGCTCCTTTGCCTATTGGTTTTGCTGTTTTTGTGGTGCATTTGGCTTTAATTCCCATCACTGGCACGGGCATCAATCCTGCTAGGAGTCTTGGTGCTGCTGTGGTTAAGAATGCTAAGGAAATCTGGGATGATCAC TGGATTTTTTGGGTTGGGCCGTTTGTTGGGGCGCTGGCAGCAGCAGTGTATCATCAGTACATACTGGGATCCGGAGCCGCTAAAGCTTTGGCATCGTTCCGCAGCAATCCTACTAGCTAA
- the LOC18099146 gene encoding la-related protein 1C — protein MATLTNSNPNSIAAADHSPRHTIAADNISSSSNPVSSPQSRRAAGKQVSPPWARIVRGAESEFSSTASTVAEQAAAVLVVEEESVESENNASKRPVWNKPLTASNGPVEIGNVMGADSWPALSESAARASSSTKSSSDSLKGSLSDGSSSSVSVSQGIGTASSSSQKQVANSANTNSTSNHIVPVRQRSMKRSGANTTSNGGAPQSPGSQGTTGEGHSNNSSSGDHGQRNSQSRSFNDHPQQRNSFRNRNGGPHSRGDGSHHHSYGGRRNDQDRSNQDWNAHRNFNRDGGHVQPSPGVSARLMRHPPPPPPPPAAATTFVAPPPVRPFSPMGFPDMRSPLYYVAPHPDSMRGVPIIAAPIPPHAVFFSSDPQLHNKILRQIDYYFSNENLIKDLYLRKNMDDQGWVPIKLIASFNKVLLLTDNIQLILDAIRNSSVVEIQGEKVRKRNDWMRWIMTTPIQFPNVSSPQSGEKSGHDMLVANVQGISLEEMTAGHSNVRSQADVRTEAFLGRSLSGDFNSQSQLSSSKGIDENRFQGDLDLPTSSRNSSK, from the exons atggcAACCTTAACTAATTCTAACCCAAACAGCATCGCCGCCGCCGATCACTCTCCACGTCACACAATCGCCGCCGATAACATCAGTAGCAGCAGTAATCCGGTGAGTAGTCCACAATCGCGACGGGCAGCCGGGAAGCAGGTTTCTCCACCGTGGGCACGAATCGTGCGCGGTGCTGAATCGGAATTTTCTTCTACTGCTTCAACGGTGGCGGAGCAAGCGGCTGCGGTTTTAGTGGTGGAGGAAGAGAGTGTGGAGAGTGAGAATAATGCGAGTAAGAGACCGGTGTGGAACAAGCCATTGACAGCTAGTAATGGTCCTGTGGAGATTGGGAATGTTATGGGGGCTGATTCTTGGCCTGCTTTATCTGAGTCAGCTGCTAGGGCTTCTTCTTCGACAAAATCATCttctgattctttgaagggCTCATTATCCGATGGATCATCATCTTCTGTCTCTGTTTCACAG GGAATTGGAACTGCATCCTCATCTTCGCAGAAACAAGTTGCCAATAGTGCAAACACTAATTCAACTTCAAACCATATAGTGCCAGTACGCCAAAGGTCAATGAAGCGCAGTGGTGCTAACACAACTTCTAATGGTGGTGCTCCTCAGTCACCAGGATCACAGGGCACGACAGGTGAAGGACATTCAAATAACTCTTCTTCTGGGGACCATGGGCAAAGGAATTCCCAATCCCGTAGCTTTAATGATCATCCACAACAACGCAATTCATTCAGGAACCGTAATGGTGGGCCACATTCTCGAGGAGATGGTTCTCATCATCATAGTTATGGTGGCAGGAGAAATGATCAAGATCGTTCAAATCAAGATTGGAATGCTCATCGAAATTTTAATAGGGATGGTGGCCATGTGCAGCCATCACCAGGAGTTTCCGCAAGGCTTATGAGGcatccaccaccacctccaccaccacctgcAGCTGCTACTACTTTTGTTGCACCCCCACCAGTCCGGCCTTTCAGCCCCATGGGGTTCCCTG ATATGCGATCGCCGCTATATTATGTTGCCCCGCATCCAGATTCTATGAGAGGTGTGCCTATTATTGCGGCACCAATACCACCTCatgctgtttttttctcttccgaTCCCCAGTTGCATAATAAGATATTGCGTCAGATAGACTATTATTTCAG taatgaaaatttaattaaagatttatacTTGCGGAAGAACATGGATGATCAAGGCTGGGTGCCTATTAAACTGATAGCAAGCTTCAACAAA GTTTTGCTTTTGACTGACAATATCCAACTTATACTGGATGCTATAAGAAATTCAAGTGTCGTCGAAATACAG GGCGAGAAGGTGAGGAAGCGAAATGATTGGATGAGGTGGATCATGACAACTCCTATTCAGTTTCCTAATGTTTCCAGCCCTCAGTCTGGTGAGAAGTCCGGCCATGACATGCTGGTAGCCAATGTCCAAGGCATATCTCTGGAGGAGATGACTGCTGGCCATAGCAATGTGAGGAGTCAAGCAGATGTTCGTACTGAAGCTTTTCTTGGTAGATCATTGTCTGGGGATTTTAATAGCCAGTCACAGCTGTCTAGCAGCAAGGGAATTGATGAAAACAGATTTCAAGGAGATTTGGATCTCCCCACTTCATCAAGAAATTCAAGTAAGTAA